TTCCTGGTGTCAGGTTCAAAGTTGTGAAGGTTTCTGGTGTTTCTCTCTtggctctctttaaggagaagaaggagaaacCAAGATCTTAATTTTGCCATTTTGCCAAGATACTGTTGCCATGGACTTCTAGTTTTCTTGAGTATGTACTTTGTGAGCAACCATCTTTAATGTAGTCACATTGCACTGAAATTTTGGTTCATTTCTGTTGTTACCTAACACCATCTTGCTTCTCAAAACCCCCACAACCACAACATAAAGGTAAGAGAACTAAAGAACAGAAATTGCATGTATTTTAGGTCGTAAAATACTTGTGCTTTGAGAAAATGGACATTTTCTGTATTGGATGGGGAAGAAGTTTCCTACTAGTGTTCTTCAGAATGATGATTTGAAgaatggcacatgagacttgtaTCACATTATCCATGATAATGTCTCCTGTGTCATTTGCTTTATGCAAACATTAATGGTGACAATCCCAAGCTGTCACATAAATATAACTTGGGACTAAAAAGTTTATAGAGTAATTGAACTTCCAAACACCCCCTTTCCCTTGATGTAGTCACATACTAAAAACTAGTAGTCTCTGGAAGGTAGGGATAAGATCTACGCAGCAACTACTTTCACCATTTTCATTGACATTTTCTCCACAAATAATCAGCATTTTAATCAAAAGTAACACTAGATGAAGTGATGGATCATAGAAGTAAGCAAATCATGTTTCTACATGAACTAAATCCTATGGAgacatacaaaatttatagaaGGGTGGGGAATGAGTCAGTTGGCATGCATAATAAGTTAGAAAGTATGACCCCCCCGCCAAACACACCCACACACCTCTCTCCAATTAACCAATCAATGACAATATCTTTTATCACCATGTACAAAATGTGTTTGTATTGTATCATATTTGAAGGACAAAAGAGATGTGATGACAAGATTTATTTACACAAATGAAGAGATAGGGTTGTCCTGGTGAATTGACCAATCGAAACACTTTTTTGGGATTTTGTGAGACATTGCAAGAGAAACACATGATATTGttcattttgtaaattttttttactgttaTGTGAGTGGAGAAagatatttttgagaaataatccaggtactttttttaaaaaagaaacatacttaTTGAAATCACGCAACTGTGTTCTGGAGAGGGTATATTTTACATTGAGAAATTGTTTTCGAAAAACTCAAGGACAGCAAATCCACAACTTGTCTAACATTTTCAAGTTTATGTTTGTTTCATGTCAAAAAATCATGAATTCATGACTGTAATATAATGTTTGTCTCTTATATAACCTCTGTTATTCAAATAACTACTTTGATAGATATATATTTAGCCTCAATCTATCACTTCACATATAAATTGGTGCATGCACAAGAATCATGTCTGTGTAGTACATGTCCACTTCAATTTCCATGAACAAAAGTGCCCATAGGTCCACTAACTGAAATTAGTAATAATACTACTAAAGTGACCATcattgattgaaaatttgaaattaatccTCAATGACTGTTGTTGATCATTTAATGTTTTGTTGCTACATGGAACAAAGTCATTAGATGTTTTTGCAGATATCACAATGATGTATATCCACTTGTTAACTTCAAGGAGAATCTATGGCTGCATAAGAAAAATCTAATGTAACAACTGAATATTGTAAGGCTTGTTGTAAAGATCCTCAAGATATGAAACAAAAGATTTTCTGGGCATTGAGTCAACCTTTTCCCTTTAGCCAACAAacaatatgtttagaaaatttaTACGAGGAGATTAGAAACTTAAACGGTCTACGATCCTATAGAGAGGAAAGTTTATGTGCTAGACACATATCTTGAGTTCATATACTTAATACAAACACCAACAATATAACTTGGAATCCCAGACACCAGGTGATGAAATGCTTACTGAACAAAGTTACAGTACATTGAACTCCTTGACAGTAGATGTAAGGTACTTCCAAAGGATGAAGATCAATTCACCGGTTTCAACAAAACATCCTCCTATTAGTTTAGTGCATGTAAGGTAGGGGTAGGGGTAAGATTTACGTATATGTTACTACATTATCCTCTTCGACTCCTTGCATGGGATATTACATtgttttatgttgttgttggatGTAACTACACCTTTTTCATTGATATTTTAGCTCCAgtcaaagatttcaaaagtgAAAGAGTCCACTCAAGGGTTaacataatcaacattttaATCAAAAGTAACACTAGAAGAAGTGATAAAAAGTAAACAGATCATGATTATACATGAACTAGGGGTAAGAAACAGTACAAAATTCATAGAGGGGTGGGGAATGAGTGAGTTGGCATGGATAATAAGTTAGAAAAGTATGAACCCACCtccaaataattaaatcaaaatgacaatatttttttttatcaccaTATCAAAAATGTGTTTCTAATGTATCACATTTGAAGGACAAAAAAGAGGTGATGACAAAAAGTTTATGGAATCTTTTACACAAAAGAAAGAGATTGGGTAGTGGTGGTGAATTGATtaaatgaaatacttttttgggatttttgagaCATTTAAAGATAAGCATATGATATTGTTCTTAGTAAGTTCAAAGTACTTTTTTGAAGAGATATACCCAGcgaaatccacaagtggattcTGGGAATGATTAAATGTACGCAGATCTTATCATTACCTTGTGGAGATAGAGATATTTCCAAAAGACTCTCAACTCAAGTCCACCAAATTCAACTTAGTCTAAAACTTTCAAGTTTATGTTTGTTTAATGTCACAAAATCATGAcaatgaaatataatatttgtctAATATATAACCTCTATTACTTGAAGAACTGTTTTGATTAACATATATTATAGCCTCAATCTATCACTTCTAATACTAATAAATTGCTGAATGTACAAGAATCTTGTTTGTATAGTACATGTCTAATTCAATTTCCATTAACAAAAGTGGCTATAGGTCCACTGACTGAAACTGGTAATATTATTAAAGTGACCATCCATTGAAAATCTGAAGCTAATCCACAATGACTGTTTCTTAGAGTGTGTATAAAAGGAGGCTATGTCTTAGTTGGAAAACACAAATAAAGAGATATAACTATGAAGACAATAGTTccttttcttctcttctctttgtttctttctttgtttttaggAATCTCAGCTGAGAGGTCTACTTACATTGTCCATTTGGATAAGTCTTTTATGCCTAAAATCTTTGCGACTCACCAAAACTGGCATTCTTACATTATTGATACCATCAAGATTGAAGCTCCCACTACACAAAATACCCACCATCCACTTCCAAAGCTTCTTTATTCTTATGACAATGTCTTTCATGGCTTCAGTGCTGTGTTGTCTAAAGATGAACTCGAAGCACTCAAGAAGTCGCCAGGCTTTCTTTCAGCTTATAAAGACAGGCCTGTTGAAGCTCACACTACACATTCCCCTGAGTTTCTTAAGCTCAATCCTGCTTCAGGGCTATGGCCGGCGTCTGGTTTTGGTGAAGATGTGATCATCGGTGTACTCGACACTGGTGTCTGGCCAGAATCTGCTAGTTTCAGAGATGATGGACTATCTGCAATACCAAAAAAGTGGAAGGGAATTTGCAAGCCAGGAACAGATTTCAATTCTTCATTGTGCAACAGGAAACTCATTGGAGCAAATTATTTCAATAAGGGGCTTTTGGCTAGCGATCCTACTATCGTCCTCTCCATGAATTCTGCAAGAGATACGAGAGGTCATGGCACTCATGTTGCTTCCATTGCTGCTGGTAGTCCTGTAAAAGGAGTTTCATATTTTGGATATGCTCCTGGAACAGCAAGAGGTATTGCGTCACGAGCTAGGCTTGCTGTGTATAAGTTTAGCTTTGAAGAAGGGACCGTCACTTCTGATTTAATTGCTGCTATGGACCAAGCGGTTGCAGATGGCGTTGACATAATATCAATTTCTTATGGGTATGGATTTGGTCCTCTGTATGAAGATGCTATTGCAATAGCTTCTTTTGGTGCCATGATGAAGGGTGTGTTAGTCTCTGCTTCAGCTGGGAATAATGGTCCTGAAATGGGAACTTTATCCAATGGATTCCCCTGGATCTTTACTGTGGCATCAGGCAGTACTGACCGATCATTTTCCGGGACTATAACTTTAGGGAATGGCTTAAAGATTACTGGATTTAGCTTGTTTCCAGTGAAAACCAACATCAAGGATTTTGATTTGGTTTACAATGGAAGCCTTTCCACTTGTGATTCATCTGATGATTTAGCCTTAGTCCCTAATAAAGCACGTAGCATCACTATTTGTTATAGCACTGCACAGGAAGACTTGTCAGTCTCTGATCAAATGGGGGCAATCTCAGAGGCAAAATTTGGAGGCGCACTCTATGTTTATGGAGATCCGGATGTATTGTCATCCAACTATTTTACGACTCCTGGAGCTGTAATCAGCAGTAAGGATTGGAAAAAGGTGGTAGACTATGCTAAAACAAGTGCTAAACCAAAAGTCAGCATCAGTTTACAGGAAACACATTTTTCTGTTAAGCCTGCTCCAGTTGTTTCTGCATTTTCCTCGAGAGGCCCCTCTCTAAGCTATCTACGAGTTGCAAAGCCAGATATTATGGCACCAGGGGAGTTAATTTTAGCAGCCTGGCCATCGAACACTTCAGCTGCAGTCATTGGTGTCAATACATTTTTGAATAGTGATTACAGTCTTCTTTCAGGCACTTCAATGGCTGCTCCTCACATTTCCGGAATTGCTGCAATGCTAAAAGGAGTACATCCTGATTGGAGTCCTTCCGCTATTCGATCTGCCATGATGACCACTGCAAATCCCCTGGATAATACTGAAAAACCCATCAAAACG
The sequence above is a segment of the Solanum lycopersicum chromosome 10, SLM_r2.1 genome. Coding sequences within it:
- the LOC101252447 gene encoding subtilisin-like protease SBT3; its protein translation is MKTIVPFLLFSLFLSLFLGISAERSTYIVHLDKSFMPKIFATHQNWHSYIIDTIKIEAPTTQNTHHPLPKLLYSYDNVFHGFSAVLSKDELEALKKSPGFLSAYKDRPVEAHTTHSPEFLKLNPASGLWPASGFGEDVIIGVLDTGVWPESASFRDDGLSAIPKKWKGICKPGTDFNSSLCNRKLIGANYFNKGLLASDPTIVLSMNSARDTRGHGTHVASIAAGSPVKGVSYFGYAPGTARGIASRARLAVYKFSFEEGTVTSDLIAAMDQAVADGVDIISISYGYGFGPLYEDAIAIASFGAMMKGVLVSASAGNNGPEMGTLSNGFPWIFTVASGSTDRSFSGTITLGNGLKITGFSLFPVKTNIKDFDLVYNGSLSTCDSSDDLALVPNKARSITICYSTAQEDLSVSDQMGAISEAKFGGALYVYGDPDVLSSNYFTTPGAVISSKDWKKVVDYAKTSAKPKVSISLQETHFSVKPAPVVSAFSSRGPSLSYLRVAKPDIMAPGELILAAWPSNTSAAVIGVNTFLNSDYSLLSGTSMAAPHISGIAAMLKGVHPDWSPSAIRSAMMTTANPLDNTEKPIKTIDYLRTSYATSLSMGAGLVDPNRAVDPGLIYDATPQDYVNLLCSMNFTAKQFKTIARSSAKHNCENPSDDINYPSFIALYVPNGDYAWLEQKFKRTVTNVGPGAAIYKVKVKAPINSTISISPQTLVFEKKHQKQDYTLTIRYRGIEFDQAQSGSVTWVEKNGHHTVRSPIVVAPALDVPNEND